The segment TCCTCTTCTACCGTTCCAAGACGCGGGCGCCGGGCGGCGGTCGTGCGATGCACACCGAGACCGGATTCCTCCGCCTCGCGGGCCCGAACCACATCGAACTGCTGGTCGCCCAGCCCACCGGGTTCGTCGAACTGCAGCGCGCCGAGGTGGACGGGCCGTCGCTCCTGTTCACCCAGCACACCCTGGGCGTCTCCCCCGACGCGAAGCAGGTGCACAGCGTTCGACGGCGCTTTCAGATCAGCGGGGACACCCTGGTCTACGACCTCTGGATGTCGTACGCCGACGTCCCCGTCTCCCACCACCTGCGGGCCGAACTGCAGCGCGTGTAGCGACGTCGACCCGCTTCCCACATGAGGCGTTGCTTCCCGCTACATGTCGGACGTGTAGCGAGAAGCAACGCCTCATGTGGGAACGGTTACCCGGTGCGGGAGTGGTTACCCGGTGCAGGAATCCACAGCACGACGTCGAATCGCAGACCTGTGGACAACGGATGCGACAAACCGCCCGCTGATGGGTTCACTGAAGCCATGTGGCCCACAGACTCCATCGGACTGGTCCGACGCAGCAGAGCACTCGACGTCGGCATCACAGATCTCCAGTTGAAGCAGGCGTTGCGCGACGGCGAACTGACTGTCGCGGATCGGGGCAAGTACGCGATAACAGCTCTCCTCCCACCCGTCGACATCCTGGGCAGTGCCAGGTTCGACGACGAGCTGTACCGGCTCAAATGCATCGCCGCGGCCCTCGACGACCAATGCCGCCTCGCACTGAGCCATGAGTCCGCGGCCGCAGTACTGGGGATGGCCACTCTGCGGCCGAGTCGGGATGTCGTCCACTTCAGCAGTCCGGCATCAACCGGCGGCCGTAAGCTCCGCACCCGGCATGTTCACACCGGGCTTCCCGCCGGATCGACGATGGTCGTCGCCGGCATCGAGGTCACGACGCCTGCCCGCACTGCGATCGACATCGCTGCCGCCCGCGGATTCGCCGCGGGACTGGCCGCCTGCGACAGTGCCCTGCGCATGGGAGTGACGGTCGACGAACTGCTCGACGAACTGGGCAAGCGCCGCGTGCGCGGGGCCGCCGATGCCCGCGCCGCGATTCAGTACGCCGACGGTCGTTCAGCCAACCCGTACGAGTCGTGGGGCCGAGCGCAGATCATTCGAGCAGGACTCCCGGTACCAGACCTGCAGACGCACTTCGTCCTCCCCGACGGGTCGAACGCCTACTGCGACTACTCCTGGGACCGGAAGGTGGTCGCCGAATACGACGGCAAGCGCAAGTACTGGCGCGACCTCCGTCCCGGCGACGACCCCGGCGACGTCGTCTACCGCGAGAAGAAGCGCGAGGACGGCCTCCGCGCTCTGAAACTCGCCGTCGCGCGGTGGATCACCGACGACCTCCACGCCGAAACCGTCGTCACCAAGGTCCGTGAGGCATTGCTCGACGAACGCTTGATCTGACGTCGACTCGCTTCCCACATGAGGCGTTGGTTCCCGCTACATGTCAGACGTGTAGCGGGAACCAACGCCTCATGTGGGAACGGTTACCCGGTGCGGGAACGCCCCCCGCCGACAGCAGAACGCCCGCCCCGCCGAAGCGGGACGGGCGTTCAAAAAGCCGTCAGGCTAGATCATCACTTGATGATCTTGGTGACGCGGCCGGCACCGACGGTGCGGCCACCCTCGCGGATAGCGAAGCGCAGGCCCTCGTCCATGGCGACCGGCTGGATCAGCTTGACGCTCATCTCGGTGTTGTCGCCCGGCATGACCATCTCGGTGCCCTCGGGGAGGGTCACGACGCCGGTCACGTCCGTGGTGCGGAAGTAGAACTGCGGACGGTAGTTGTTGAAGAACGGGGTGTGACGGCCGCCCTCGTCCTTCGACAGGATGTACGCCTGGCCCTCGAACTCGGTGTGCGGGGTCGTGGTGCCGGGGGCAACGATGACCTGGCCGCGCTCGACGTCCTCGCGCTTCAGACCGCGGAGCAGCAGGCCGGCGTTGTCGCCAGCCTGAGCCGAGTCGAGGAGCTTGTGGAACATCTCGATGCCGGTGACGGTGGTCTTCTGCGACTTCTCGCGGATACCGACGATCTCGACCTCAGCGTTGACGTTGATCTCACCGCGCTCGACGCGACCGGTGACGACGGTGCCACGACCGGTGATCGTGAAGACGTCCTCGACGGGCATCAGGAACGGCTTGTCGGTCTCGCGGACCGGGTCCGGGATCGACTCGTCGACAGCAGCCATCAGCTTCTGGACCGACTCAACCCACTTCGGGTCGCCCTCGAGCGCCTTCAGTGCCGAGATCGGAACGACCGGAGCGTCCTCGTCGAACTCCTGGGCGGCCAGCAGTTCGCGGACCTCCATCTCGACGAGCTCCATGATCTCTTCGTCGTCGACCATGTCGGCCTTGTTCAGTGCGACGAGGATGTAGGGAACGCCGACCTGGCGGGCCAGGAGGACGTGCTCGCGAGTCTGCGGCATCGGGCCGTCGGTGGCGGCCACGACCAGGATCGCACCGTCCATCTGAGCAGCGCCGGTGATCATGTTCTTGATGTAGTCGGCGTGACCCGGAGCGTCGACGTGAGCGTAGTGACGCTTCTCCGTCTGGTACTCGACGTGGGAGATGTTGATCGTGATACCACGAGCCTTCTCCTCAGGCGCCTTGTCGATCTGATCGAAAGCGAAGCTCTCGTTCAGGTCCGGGTACTGGTCCGCCAGCACCTTGGTGATGGCAGCCGTCGTGGTGGTCTTGCCGTGGTCGACGTGACCGATGGTGCCGATGTTCACGTGCGGCTTGGTCCGCTCGAACTTCGCCTTCGCCACTGTGTGTCCTCCTGGACTGTTGTCGCTGCCGGGTGGTTCCCGACAGTGGGTTTGTTACTTCCTGCCGTCGGCAGGAGCAGTTTGGTGATTCGGTGTCAGACCGAAACCCGATTCTCATCGGGTCTGGCCGTCCACCTTATTCTCTTGTGCGCTCGGATTCGATACCCGCCTCCGACGCGAGGTCCGCCAATACGGCGAGCGAGACTACTCGCCCGTCGCCTTCGCGATGATCTCCTTCGAGACGTTCGCCGGAACCTCAGCGTACGAATCGAAAACCATGGAGTAGTTTGCTCGGCCCTGAGTCTTCGACCGCAGGTCTCCGATGTAGCCGAACATCTCCGACAGCGGGACCTGAGCCTTGACGACTCGTGCACCGCTGCGCTCCTCCATGGCCT is part of the Gordonia phthalatica genome and harbors:
- a CDS encoding FABP family protein, encoding MSDSPRDVLGPLAPFAGLWRGQGAGHYATIDSFTYDEEIELAPSGRPFLFYRSKTRAPGGGRAMHTETGFLRLAGPNHIELLVAQPTGFVELQRAEVDGPSLLFTQHTLGVSPDAKQVHSVRRRFQISGDTLVYDLWMSYADVPVSHHLRAELQRV
- the tuf gene encoding elongation factor Tu, encoding MAKAKFERTKPHVNIGTIGHVDHGKTTTTAAITKVLADQYPDLNESFAFDQIDKAPEEKARGITINISHVEYQTEKRHYAHVDAPGHADYIKNMITGAAQMDGAILVVAATDGPMPQTREHVLLARQVGVPYILVALNKADMVDDEEIMELVEMEVRELLAAQEFDEDAPVVPISALKALEGDPKWVESVQKLMAAVDESIPDPVRETDKPFLMPVEDVFTITGRGTVVTGRVERGEINVNAEVEIVGIREKSQKTTVTGIEMFHKLLDSAQAGDNAGLLLRGLKREDVERGQVIVAPGTTTPHTEFEGQAYILSKDEGGRHTPFFNNYRPQFYFRTTDVTGVVTLPEGTEMVMPGDNTEMSVKLIQPVAMDEGLRFAIREGGRTVGAGRVTKIIK